A stretch of Tigriopus californicus strain San Diego chromosome 11, Tcal_SD_v2.1, whole genome shotgun sequence DNA encodes these proteins:
- the LOC131891218 gene encoding uncharacterized protein LOC131891218, translating to MMGAQKGFLLVFMVVALFIGNRGMAHPEAILLGENSKRPPYKHDLPFVPEAFRWDRPSIIEFTHNLAETDSMNDRVLDLLNREVANSTETFEDLTYNYAGKEKSGDNTTFFMKVNAQNCRDGRNNCRVRTCNLELEGSQLGELAMRKHSCGSAVVCYTCGEKPDQPCPIVDLLENTWTNERLNLKTCQKSGTVNVRQVRCLSEYSEVAGLRTYSRLGCGTTEEADGQTCQSDQNEYESSCTCAGALCNHPYKNLGRRRADDVQKSIRQLKAHFDKVTSSLQRPCS from the exons ATGATGGGAGCGCAGAAAGGGTTCCTCTTGGTGTTCATGGTTGTGGCCCTCTTCATTGGCAATCGGGGAATGGCCCACCCAGAAGCCATCCTCTTGGGAGAAAACAGCAAGAGGCCCCCTTACAAACATGATTTGCCGTTCGTTCCGGAGGCCTTCCGATGGGATCGGCCTTCCATCATTGAGTTCACCCACAATCTGGCCGAAACCGACTCGATGAATGACAGGGTCCTGGATCTTTTGAACCGAGAGGTGGCCAATTCCACAGAG ACTTTTGAGGACCTAACGTACAATTATGCGGGCAAAGAGAAGTCTGGTGACAACACCACGTTCTTCATGAAGGTCAACGCTCAAAACTGCCGCGATGGACGGAACAATTGTCGAGTGCGCACTTGCAACCTCGAATTGGAGGGCTCTCAACTCGGTGAATTGGCAATGAGAAAACACTCCTGCGGTTCGGCGGTAGTTTGTTACACCTGTGGAGAGAAACCGGACCAACCTTGCCCCATAGTCGACCTTTTAGAGAATACATGGAC GAACGAGCGCCTCAACCtaaaaacttgccaaaaaagtggaacTGTCAATGTTCGACAAGTTCGCTGTCTATCGGAATATTCGGAGGTGGCCGGTCTCCGAACCTATTCAAGATTGGGGTGTGGTACCACAGAGGAAGCCGATGGACAGACTTGTCAGTCAGATCAAAATGAATACGAATCGTCTTGTACTTGTGCCGGAGCATTGTGCAATCATCCCTATAAAAATCTAGGTCGACGACGGGCGGATGATGTTCAGAAGTCCATTAGACAGTTGAAGGCTCATTTTGATAAGGTCACGTCAAGCCTACAGAGACCTTGCTCTTAG
- the LOC131891213 gene encoding uncharacterized protein LOC131891213, with protein sequence MTPTQPQRLENSLITQSRRGIIYSSPKMPTPKPRNALLARILVLGIVMMNIGLTLGRSHVYLGGSNPEEMNKPIPGDFPRRVARSAESEDGAPIEEDNPESERTGRSNQFPVPRVENVYQEWKPVDNGHPLRDVTLTYRVPALERVSLSQYDSHYRQEHGRSGDSLFHQPSLVVPATPKEVKKHHGYSVYGSPDINYSQLYDLPIHQLPSHNEHLPGSREPPISFHRQAYNSAAASRSADEFNEPSQAKRREGIGGGFQYIEPPNRHKSNDYFYYTEDSPYYQAKLSIRPSERQDNIEDFDAVPRPFVPKPVYVRLPRPAPSKPAKGNANAVVYSFKSPFGQKKKVGVIFDDTAEQGPQFNNIFSSNEELIRENATPSPVKTIPLNHTPPTRPPNSREPSHQDIVSGVIHHVHHDPKTLRHIPLKREPIRVQSFPLGNPRNQESFQARPDFFPVQNHPPIYRTRPSHLEGQFGPAIPPKPEPTRIHFHDEEEEMRLMHKTPRIVIQTPEERQAEAQVVYKTVRDMDYAQPQKIMQVKESGELFHAPEGREYSLIPLAPGANGPEPHLLQQVEDLDVAQSRDSQWLPDFSDAIDGVTDDVNEPLDSFAARPSSTTKRPNVVFKEQSIRTVVPRRPTRPSFAFPKEKAQAKPKRPSFNPDPFAFKEEPSSKIKSVRRPIRQNPTQRPIQRDESTSPQYSIVVGANYDDNDFKDNVDDDHISIDDGVEENQKDKQQPQKKGYSPQELYELCIKEVPEYLKEQLCQHVLDKKQTRKIDNFGDRVTGSVEPLSVGSVSSSINKKASPSKPPVQETGPSVIQTLSKVKVYKPGKEEKTVSTTTKATVVSSTTLKTTTDPPTSTSIPVSTPVSKPSPEPLVASTPKTKTTISPTTSKATTKLTTSTTTKPTTKISVTKPSARTTITTTAAATTTTATTIKAESDEDAESITESPISLTSDVTTSEPKRPRRPRPPPRPNAFLQGLTSFFLGTLSPAQKPGQSPFPGQSPRLPPRRKVGEAQSHTLQNQKSPSAPEFKVQRGGGGGDVVIDDAQKA encoded by the coding sequence ATGGAGCTCCAATTGAAGAGGACAATCCGGAATCTGAACGAACGGGTCGGTCGAACCAATTTCCGGTACCACGAGTGGAAAATGTCTACCAAGAATGGAAGCCCGTGGATAACGGCCATCCCTTACGAGATGTTACCTTAACCTATCGAGTTCCAGCTCTTGAGCGCGTGAGCTTGAGCCAATATGACAGTCATTATCGGCAGGAACATGGCCGCAGTGGCGACTCTTTGTTCCACCAACCTTCGCTCGTGGTTCCAGCCACGCCGAAGGAGGTCAAGAAACACCACGGGTACTCGGTGTACGGATCCCCCGATATCAATTACTCACAATTGTATGATTTGCCCATTCATCAATTGCCCTCTCACAATGAACACCTGCCGGGTAGCCGTGAACCGCCCATCTCATTCCACCGTCAAGCCTACAACTCAGCCGCTGCCAGTCGAAGTGCGGATGAGTTCAATGAGCCAAGTCAAGCCAAACGCAGAGAGGGCATTGGCGGCGGATTCCAATACATCGAGCCTCCAAACCGTCACAAGAGCAACGACTATTTCTACTACACTGAAGACTCTCCCTACTACCAGGCCAAATTGTCTATTCGACCAAGTGAGCGCCAAGACAACATAGAGGACTTTGATGCGGTTCCACGGCCGTTCGTTCCCAAGCCCGTATATGTTCGACTTCCCCGACCAGCGCCAAGTAAGCCCGCCAAAGGCAATGCCAATGCCGTTGTGTATTCGTTCAAGTCTCCCTTTGGCCAGAAGAAGAAGGTCGGAGTGATTTTTGATGATACCGCCGAGCAAGGACCTCAGTTTAACAACATCTTCTCCAGCAACGAAGAGCTCATCCGCGAGAATGCTACACCATCCCCTGTCAAGACTATTCCTCTCAACCATACGCCGCCCACTCGCCCGCCCAATTCACGTGAACCATCACATCAGGACATTGTTAGTGGAGTGATCCATCATGTGCATCACGATCCCAAGACACTGCGGCACATTCCCCTGAAAAGGGAACCTATCCGGGTGCAATCGTTTCCCTTAGGAAACCCACGTAACCAAGAATCGTTCCAGGCCCGACCCGACTTTTTCCCTGTGCAAAACCACCCACCCATCTATCGAACACGCCCATCGCACTTGGAAGGCCAATTTGGTCCAGCCATTCCTCCCAAGCCTGAGCCAACCAGGATCCATTTCCATGACGAAGAGGAAGAGATGCGATTGATGCACAAGACGCCTCGTATCGTCATTCAGACCCCTGAGGAACGCCAAGCTGAAGCGCAAGTGGTGTACAAGACTGTCCGAGACATGGATTATGCCCAACCTCAAAAGATCATGCAAGTCAAGGAATCGGGTGAGCTCTTCCATGCTCCTGAAGGGCGCGAGTACTCTCTCATCCCTTTAGCTCCAGGGGCTAACGGACCCGAACCCCACTTACTTCAGCAGGTCGAGGATTTGGACGTGGCTCAATCTAGGGATTCACAATGGCTACCAGATTTTTCCGATGCCATTGATGGAGTAACGGATGACGTGAACGAGCCCTTGGACAGTTTTGCTGCAAGACCTTCTTCAACCACGAAAAGACCCAATGTAGTTTTCAAGGAGCAATCTATTCGTACTGTTGTTCCCCGAAGACCAACCAGACCCTCATTTGCTTTTCCTAAAGAAAAGGCACAAGCCAAGCCGAAGAGGCCCTCATTTAATCCAGACCCATTCGCGTTCAAAGAAGAACCAAGTTCAAAGATAAAATCGGTTCGTCGCCCAATCAGACAGAATCCGACACAACGCCCAATTCAAAGAGATGAAAGCACTTCACCACAATACTCCATCGTCGTCGGTGCCAACTACGACGATAATGACTTCAAAGACAATGTCGACGATGATCATATCAGCATTGATGATGGAGTTGAGGAGAACCAAAAGGACAAGCAACAACCACAAAAGAAAGGATACAGCCCTCAAGAGCTGTACGAATTATGCATCAAAGAAGTCCCAGAGTATCTAAAGGAGCAGTTATGCCAACACGTGCTAGATAAGAAGCAAACTAGGAAGATTGACAACTTTGGCGATAGGGTGACCGGATCAGTGGAGCCGTTGTCAGTAGGAAGTGTCTCATCTTCGATTAACAAGAAGGCTAGCCCATCGAAACCACCGGTACAAGAAACCGGACCGTCTGTTATTCAGACTTTGTCCAAGGTAAAGGTGTATAAGCCggggaaagaggaaaagacaGTGTCTACCACAACAAAGGCCACTGTTGTTTCTTCAACAACTCTGAAAACAACTACAGATCCTCCAACATCAACCTCTATTCCGGTCTCTACCCCTGTTTCAAAGCCCTCTCCTGAGCCTCTTGTTGCCTCCACCCCAAAGACCAAAACCACTATCAGCCCCACCACTTCTAAGGCCACAACAAAACTAACAACTAGCACTACAACAAAACCAACAACTAAGATATCAGTAACAAAACCATCTGCTAggacaacaataacaacaacagcagcagcaacaacaacaacagcaacaaccaTCAAAGCTGAGAGCGACGAAGATGCCGAATCCATCACAGAATCGCCCATTTCGCTGACTTCAGATGTAACCACGTCCGAGCCTAAGAGGCCTCGTCGACCCAGGCCCCCTCCTCGACCAAATGCGTTCCTCCAAGGTCTCACCAGTTTCTTTTTGGGCACATTGTCGCCTGCCCAAAAGCCAGGGCAATCCCCCTTCCCAGGCCAATCTCCACGATTGCCGCCTCGAAGAAAGGTGGGAGAGGCCCAATCCCATAcccttcaaaatcaaaagtcaCCCTCCGCCCCTGAGTTCAAGGTCCAAagaggtggaggtggtggtgatgtTGTTATTGATGATGCGCAAAAAGCATAG